A genomic region of Capra hircus breed San Clemente chromosome 19, ASM170441v1, whole genome shotgun sequence contains the following coding sequences:
- the SOX9 gene encoding transcription factor SOX-9, translating to MNLLDPFVKMTDEQEKGLSAAPSPTMSEDSAGSPCPSGSGSDTENTRPQENTFPKGEPDLKKESEEDKFPVCIREAVSQVLKGYDWTLVPMPVRVNGSSKNKPHVKRPMNAFMVWAQAARRKLADQYPHLHNAELSKTLGKLWRLLNESEKRPFVEEAERLRVQHKKDHPDYKYQPRRRKSVKNGQAEAEEAPEQTHISPNAIFKALQADSPHSSSGMSEVHSPGEHSGQSQGPPTPPTTPKTDVQPGKADLKREGRPLPEGGRQPPIDFRDVDIGELSSDVISNMETFDVHEFDQYLPPNGHPGVPATHGQVTYTGSYGVSSTAASPAGAGHVWMSKQQAPPPPPPQQPPPPPPQPAPPQAPPQPPPAPQAAPPQAAPPQAPPQQPPPPPPPPAHALGALGSEPGPAQRTHIKTEQLSPSHYSEPQQHSPQQIAYSPFSLPHYGPSYPPITRAQYDYSDPQNSGAYYSHAAGQGSGLYSTFSYMSPAQRPMYTPIADTSGVPSIPQTHSPQHWEQPVYTQLTRP from the exons ATGAATCTCCTGGACCCCTTCGTGAAGATGACCGACGAGCAGGAGAAGGGCCTGTCcgccgcccccagccccaccatgTCCGAGGACTCGGCGGGCTCGCCCTGCCCTTCGGGCTCCGGCTCCGACACGGAGAACACGCGGCCCCAGGAGAACACGTTCCCCAAGGGCGAGCCGGACCTGAAGAAGGAGAGCGAGGAGGACAAGTTCCCCGTCTGCATCCGCGAGGCCGTCAGCCAGGTGCTCAAGGGCTACGACTGGACGCTGGTGCCCATGCCGGTGCGCGTCAACGGCTCGAGCAAGAACAAGCCGCACGTCAAGCGGCCCATGAACGCCTTCATGGTGTGGGCGCAGGCGGCGCGCAGGAAGCTGGCCGACCAGTACCCGCACCTGCACAACGCCGAGCTCAGCAAGACGCTGGGCAAGCTCTGGAG ACTGCTGAACGAGAGCGAGAAGCGGCCGTTCGTGGAGGAGGCGGAGCGGCTGCGCGTGCAGCACAAGAAGGACCACCCGGACTACAAGTACCAGCCGCGCCGGAGGAAGTCGGTGAAGAACGGCCAGGCCGAGGCCGAGGAGGCCCCGGAGCAGACGCACATCTCGCCCAACGCCATCTTCAAGGCGCTGCAGGCCGACTCCCCGCACTCCTCCTCCGGCATGAGCGAGGTGCACTCCCCCGGCGAGCACTCGG GGCAATCCCAGGGTCCGCCGacgccccccaccacccccaaaaCCGACGTGCAGCCGGGCAAGGCCGACCTGAAGCGCGAGGGGCGCCCCCTGCCAGAGGGGGGCCGGCAGCCCCCCATCGACTTCCGCGACGTGGACATCGGCGAGCTGAGCAGCGACGTCATCTCCAACATGGAGACCTTCGACGTCCACGAGTTCGACCAGTACCTGCCGCCCAACGGGCACCCGGGGGTGCCGGCCACGCACGGCCAGGTCACCTACACGGGCAGCTACGGCGTGAGCAGCACGGCGGCCAGCCCGGCGGGCGCAGGCCACGTGTGGATGTCCAAGCAgcaggcgccgccgccgccgcccccgcagcagccgccgccgcccccgccgcagCCGGCCCCGCCGCAGGCGCCCCCGCAGCCGCCGCCGGCGCCGCAGGCCGCCCCGCCGCAGGCCGCCCCGCCGCAGGCGCCCCcgcagcagccgccgccgccgccgccgccgccggcgcaCGCGCTGGGCGCGCTGGGCAGCGAGCCGGGCCCCGCGCAGCGAACGCACATCAAGACGGAGCAGCTGAGCCCGAGCCACTACAGCGAGCCGCAGCAGCACTCGCCACAGCAGATCGCCTACAGCCCCTTCAGCCTCCCGCACTACGGCCCCTCCTACCCGCCCATCACGCGCGCGCAGTACGACTACAGCGACCCCCAGAACTCGGGCGCCTACTACAGCCACGCGGCCGGCCAGGGCTCCGGCCTCTACTCCACCTTCAGCTACATGAGCCCGGCGCAGCGGCCCATGTACACGCCCATCGCCGACACCTCGGGGGTGCCCTCCATCCCGCAGACCCACAGCCCGCAGCACTGGGAACAGCCGGTCTACACACAGCTCACCAGACCCTGA